The Populus alba chromosome 6, ASM523922v2, whole genome shotgun sequence genome contains a region encoding:
- the LOC118050334 gene encoding uncharacterized protein, which translates to MQQQHDDDTNKVTRFEEEELQSARASVETLTANLDNLNQRKADVLNNLEQLRERNNKKGDATYTGVQKLVPLLKSLKDLESQESVLQSDYDVKRTELEAEVCNLEEKIAAGMDSEGLCKDLDCLLSESLEKLNAAKKELAARLRAVMSVKRKLGEVPTQSELIQYERGFSDVNDHIQEKHRQTRKYYATYNTLLEIKELMLKETSLLNSISSQFQDAITTTNGCTKLIASMEGIVKGSQQRLQKVELGLQEEQKVSDALKKRYAAAMAEQRRCYSLLKAFQEECAKNERLRGQTSV; encoded by the exons ATGCAACAACAACACGATGACGATACTAACAAGGTCACACGATTTGAAGAGGAAGAGCTACAAAGTGCAAGAGCTTCAGTAGAAACACTGACTGCCAATTTGGACAATCTG AATCAAAGAAAGGCTGATGTTTTGAACAATTTGGAACAATTACgagaaagaaacaataaaaaaggcgATGCTACGTATACCGGGGTGCAGAAATTAGTCCCTCTTTTGAAGTCACTAAAG gatTTGGAATCGCAAGAATCTGTTTTGCAATCTGATTACGATGTGAAGAGAACTGAATTGGAAGCTGAAGTTTGTAATTTGGAGGAGAAAATAGCTGCTGGGATGGACAGTGAGGGTTTGTGTAAGGACTTGGATTGTTTATTGAGCGAGTCACTGGAGAAACTCAATGCAGCAAAGAAG GAATTAGCAGCTAGATTGAGGGCAGTGATGTCGGTAAAGCGGAAACTTGGTGAAGTGCCAACACAATCCGAACTTATCCA GTATGAACGTGGGTTTTCAGATGTGAATGATCATATCCAG GAAAAACATCGACAAACCCGCAAATATTATGCAACCTATAATACTCTTTTGGAGATTAAAGAATTGATGCTAAAGGAAACTTCTTTATTGAATTCAATAAGTTCACAG TTTCAGGATGCCATTACAACTACCAATGGTTGCACAAAATTGATTGCTTCCATGGAAGGAATTGTCAAGGGCAGCCAACAG AGGCTGCAAAAGGTCGAACTTGGGCTTCAAGAAGAGCAGAAGGTTTCTGATGCTCTCAAGAAGAGGTATGCTGCAGCCATGGCAGAGCAAAGGCGCTGCTATTCGCTCTTGAAGGCTTTTCAG GAAGAATGTGCAAAGAATGAGAGACTTCGGGGCCAGACTTCTGTTTAA
- the LOC118050333 gene encoding probable 2-oxoglutarate-dependent dioxygenase AOP1: MAVAKVEIPFLDFSEEALTGLEVKSEKWKELCNQVREACETHGVFFLVYDKIPSSLREEMFGAMKALFDLPEETKNRHVNPKPYRSYLGKCPVVPFHESFGVDDAPTLDASQAFTTLMWPEGNPSFCETIHSMSSKMQELNFLVMKMIYESFGIEKLYDSFLEETTSILKVMKYKVPPSDTESAIGLVAHTDKNAITILCQNEVQGLEVQTKNGDWVQVMVPENAFTAVVGDTVKAWSNGRLHAARHRVVISGDRDRYSCGLFSTPKEEAVIEVPDELVDKEHPLQYRPFNFSDYLSYFVSKLSDDALEIYAGI; this comes from the exons atggctgTAGCTAAGGTCGAAATCCCATTTCTTGATTTCTCTGAAGAAGCTTTGACAGGCTTAGAAGTTAAGAGTGAGAAGTGGAAAGAATTGTGCAACCAAGTTAGAGAGGCATGTGAGACTCACGGGGTCTTCTTTTTGGTTTATGATAAGATCCCTAGTAGCTTACGTGAAGAAATGTTTGGTGCCATGAAGGCACTGTTTGATCTTCCTGAGGAGACTAAGAACAGGCACGTTAATCCTAAGCCATATCGAAGTTACTTAGGTAAGTGTCCTGTAGTTCCTTTTCATGAGAGCTTTGGTGTTGACGATGCTCCAACTCTTGATGCTTCTCAAGCTTTTACCACCCTTATGTGGCCTGAAGGGAACCCAAGTTTCTG CGAGACAATCCATAGCATGAGCTCAAAGATGCAAGAATTGAATTTTCTGGTGATGAAGATGATTTATGAAAGTTTTGGCATCGAAAAACTCTATGACTCTTTCCTTGAGGAAACCACCAGTATACTTAAGGTGATGAAGTACAAAGTTCCTCCAAGTGATACTGAGTCAGCCATTGGTCTAGTGGCTCACACAGACAAAAATGCTATCACCATTTTATGCCAAAATGAAGTCCAGGGTCTGGAGGTTCAAACCAAGAACGGAGATTGGGTTCAAGTCATGGTTCCTGAAAATGCTTTCACAGCTGTTGTTGGTGATACTGTCAAg GCATGGAGCAATGGGAGGCTTCACGCAGCAAGGCATAGGGTGGTGATTAGCGGGGACAGAGACAGGTATTCTTGTGGGTTGTTCTCAACGCCAAAGGAGGAAGCAGTGATCGAGGTGCCAGATGAACTTGTAGACAAAGAGCATCCTCTTCAATACAGGCCATTTAATTTTTCAGATTATCTCTCCTACTTTGTTTCCAAATTAAGTGATGATGCGTTGGAGATATATGCTGGCATCTGA
- the LOC118050332 gene encoding transcriptional corepressor LEUNIG isoform X2 — MSQTNWEADKMLDVYIHDYLVKRDLKASAQAFQAEGKVSSDPVAIDAPGGFLFEWWSVFWDIFIARTNEKHSEVAASYIETQLIKAREQQQQGQQPQQQHQQQHQQQQQQQQQQQQQQMQMQQLLLQRQQQQHQHQQQQHQQQQQQQQQQQQQQQQQPPQQQQQQQQQQRRDGAHLLNGTANGLVGNDPLMRQNTATANAMATKMYEEKLKLPMERDSLTDAAMKQRFGESVGHLLDPNASILKSAAAATGQPSGQVLHGASGGMSPQVQARNQQLSGSTQDIKSEINPVLNPRAAGPEGSLIGIPGSNQGGNNLTLRGWPLHGLEQLRSGLLQPQKPFIQAPQPFHQIQMLTPQHQQLMLAQQNLTSPAASDDSRRLRMLLNNRNMSIGKDGLTNSVGDVIPNVGSPLQTGGPLLSRGDPDMLMKMKIAQLHQQQQQPNSNPQQQLLQQHVLSNQQSQSSNHNLHPQEKMGDAGSVNVDGSISNSFRGNDQVSKNQTGRKRKQPVSSSGPANSSGTANTAGPSPSSAPSTPSTHTPGDVISMPALPHSGGSSKPFIFGADGTGTLTSPSNQLADMDRFVEDGSLEDNVDSFLSHDDNDPRDAVPRMDLSKGFSFTEVNSVRASASKVVCCHFSSDGKLLASGGHDKKAVLWHTDTLKQKATLEEHTSLITDVRFSPSMSRLATSSFDKTVRVWDADNPNFSLRTFTGHSATVMSLDFHPNKDDLICSCDGNGEIRYWSVTNGSCARVFKGGMAHMRFQPRVGRYLAAAAENVVSILDVETQACRHSLQGHTKPIHSVCWDPSGEFLASASEDSVRVWTLGSGSEGECVHELSCNGNKFHSCVFHPTFPSLLVIGCYQSLELWNMNENKTMTLAAHDGLIAALAVSTATGLVASASHDKLVKLWK; from the exons ATGTCTCAAACCAACTGGGAAGCTGATAAAAT GTTGGATGTGTATATCCATGATTATTTGGTAAAAAGGGACTTGAAGGCTTCTGCCCAGGCTTTTCAAGCTGAAGGAAAAGTGTCATCTGACCCTGTAG CTATCGATGCACCTGGAGGCTTTCTCTTTGAATGGTGGTCAGTGTTCTGGGATATATTCATTGCTAGGACCAATGAGAAGCACTCAGAGGTTGCTGCGTCTTACATTGAG ACTCAGTTGATTAAAGCACGGGAACAACAGCAGCAAGGTCAACAACCACAGCAGCAGCATCAGCAGCagcatcagcagcagcagcagcagcagcagcagcagcagcagcagcaaatgCAAATGCAACAGCTCCTATTGCAgaggcagcagcagcagcatcagcatcagcagcagcagcatcagcagcagcagcagcagcagcaacaacaacagcagcagcagcaacagcaacctccacagcagcagcagcagcagcagcagcagcagagaaGGGATGGTGCCCACCTCCTTAATGGTACTGCAAATGGGCTTGTGGGAAATGATCCTCTCATGCGCCAAAATACTGCAACTGCTAATGCAATGGCTACAAAGATGTAcgaggaaaaattaaaattaccaaTGGAGAGGGATTCATTGACAGATGCTGCAATGAAG CAAAGATTTGGTGAGAGTGTAGGGCATCTTTTGGATCCAAATGCCTCGATTTTGAAGTCTGCTGCAGCAGCAACTGGCCAGCCTTCAGG GCAAGTGTTGCATGGTGCTTCTGGTGGAATGTCCCCACAGGTCCAGGCTCGTAATCAGCAGTTGTCAGGGTCCACGCAG GACATAAAGAGTGAGATAAATCCTGTGCTGAATCCAAGAGCTGCTGGTCCAGAAGGATCACTGATAGGAATTCCTG GATCAAATCAAGGTGGTAACAATTTGACTCTAAGAGGATGGCCACTCCAT GGATTGGAACAACTTCGATCAGGACTTCTTCAGCCACAAAAACCTTTTATACAGGCTCCTCAGCCCTTTCATCAAATTCAGATGTTAACACCACAGCACCAGCAGCTTATGCTGGCACAACAAAATCTAACATCACCAGCTGCTAGTGATGACAGTAGAAGGCTGAGAATGCTTTTAAATAACCGGAATATGAGTATTGGAAAGGATGGCCTTACAAATTCTGTTGGTGATGTTATTCCAAATGTTGGATCCCCTTTGCAAACAGGTGGCCCACTTTTGTCTCGTGGAGATCCAGATATGCTGATGAAG ATGAAAATAGCCCAGTtacatcagcagcagcagcaaccgaACAGCAATCCACAGCAGCAACTTCTCCAGCAGCATGTGCTTTCAAATCAGCAATCACAGAGTTCAAATCACAATCTTCATCCGCAAGAAAAGATGGGGGATGCTGGCAGTGTCAATGTCGATGGTAGCATATCCAACTCTTTTCGAGGAAATGATCAG GTTTCAAAAAACCAGACTGGGAGAAAGAGAAAACAGCCAGTGTCTTCTTCAGGTCCTGCCAATAGCTCAGGAACTGCAAATACAGCAGGACCCTCCCCAAGTTCAGCACCTTCAACGCCTTCAACCCACACACCTGGAGATGTGATCTCAATGCCTGCTCTGCCTCATAGTGGTGGTTCTTCTAAGCCTTTTATATTTGGGGCTGATGGTACAGGCACTCTTACATCACCATCAAATCAGTTG GCTGATATGGATCGTTTTGTGGAGGATGGATCTCTTGAGGATAATGTTGACTCTTTTTTATCCCATGATGATAATGACCCTAGAGATGCGGTTCCTCGTATGGATTTGAGCAAAG GATTCTCATTTACTGAAGTAAATTCTGTTAGAGCAAGTGCAAGCAAAGTAGTCTGTTGCCACTTCTCATCAGATGGAAAATTGCTTGCTAGTGGTGGCCATGATAAAAAG GCTGTATTGTGGCACACGGATACTTTAAAGCAAAAAGCTACCCTTGAAGAACATACATCTCTGATTACAGATGTTCGTTTCAGCCCAAGCATGTCACGACTTGCAACATCATCATTTGACAAAACTGTTAGGGTTTGGGATGCTGACAAT CCTAATTTCTCACTCCGCACTTTTACCGGACATTCCGCCACTGTGATGTCACTAGACTTCCACCCAAATAAAGATGACCTTATATGCTCTTGTGATGGAAATGGTGAAATAAGGTACTGGAGTGTTACCAATGGTAGCTGTGCAAGAGTATTCAAG GGTGGTATGGCCCATATGAGATTTCAACCTCGCGTGGGAAGGTATCTTGCTGCTGCGGCTGAAAATGTTGTGTCTATACTGGATGTTGAGACACAAGCTTGTCGGCATTCATTACAG GGACATACCAAGCCAATTCATTCTGTTTGTTGGGATCCTTCTGGTGAGTTTCTGGCATCTGCCAGTGAGGACTCTGTCAGAGTCTGGACGCTTGGATCAGGAAGTGAGGGCGAATGTGTTCATGAGTTGAGTTGTAATGGCAACAAGTTCCACTCCTGTGTTTTCCACCCTACATTCCCTTCGTTGCTAGTCATTGGCTGTTACCAG TCTTTGGAGCTTTGGAACATGAATGAGAACAAGACAATGACTCTGGCAGCCCATGATGGTCTAATTGCTGCTTTGGCTGTATCAACTGCTACAGGGTTGGTTGCTTCTGCTAGTCATGATAAGCTCGTTAAACTGTGGAAATGA
- the LOC118050332 gene encoding transcriptional corepressor LEUNIG isoform X1 yields MSQTNWEADKMLDVYIHDYLVKRDLKASAQAFQAEGKVSSDPVAIDAPGGFLFEWWSVFWDIFIARTNEKHSEVAASYIETQLIKAREQQQQGQQPQQQHQQQHQQQQQQQQQQQQQQMQMQQLLLQRQQQQHQHQQQQHQQQQQQQQQQQQQQQQQPPQQQQQQQQQQRRDGAHLLNGTANGLVGNDPLMRQNTATANAMATKMYEEKLKLPMERDSLTDAAMKQRFGESVGHLLDPNASILKSAAAATGQPSGQVLHGASGGMSPQVQARNQQLSGSTQDIKSEINPVLNPRAAGPEGSLIGIPGSNQGGNNLTLRGWPLHGLEQLRSGLLQPQKPFIQAPQPFHQIQMLTPQHQQLMLAQQNLTSPAASDDSRRLRMLLNNRNMSIGKDGLTNSVGDVIPNVGSPLQTGGPLLSRGDPDMLMKMKIAQLHQQQQQPNSNPQQQLLQQHVLSNQQSQSSNHNLHPQEKMGDAGSVNVDGSISNSFRGNDQVSKNQTGRKRKQPVSSSGPANSSGTANTAGPSPSSAPSTPSTHTPGDVISMPALPHSGGSSKPFIFGADGTGTLTSPSNQLWDDKDLELQADMDRFVEDGSLEDNVDSFLSHDDNDPRDAVPRMDLSKGFSFTEVNSVRASASKVVCCHFSSDGKLLASGGHDKKAVLWHTDTLKQKATLEEHTSLITDVRFSPSMSRLATSSFDKTVRVWDADNPNFSLRTFTGHSATVMSLDFHPNKDDLICSCDGNGEIRYWSVTNGSCARVFKGGMAHMRFQPRVGRYLAAAAENVVSILDVETQACRHSLQGHTKPIHSVCWDPSGEFLASASEDSVRVWTLGSGSEGECVHELSCNGNKFHSCVFHPTFPSLLVIGCYQSLELWNMNENKTMTLAAHDGLIAALAVSTATGLVASASHDKLVKLWK; encoded by the exons ATGTCTCAAACCAACTGGGAAGCTGATAAAAT GTTGGATGTGTATATCCATGATTATTTGGTAAAAAGGGACTTGAAGGCTTCTGCCCAGGCTTTTCAAGCTGAAGGAAAAGTGTCATCTGACCCTGTAG CTATCGATGCACCTGGAGGCTTTCTCTTTGAATGGTGGTCAGTGTTCTGGGATATATTCATTGCTAGGACCAATGAGAAGCACTCAGAGGTTGCTGCGTCTTACATTGAG ACTCAGTTGATTAAAGCACGGGAACAACAGCAGCAAGGTCAACAACCACAGCAGCAGCATCAGCAGCagcatcagcagcagcagcagcagcagcagcagcagcagcagcagcaaatgCAAATGCAACAGCTCCTATTGCAgaggcagcagcagcagcatcagcatcagcagcagcagcatcagcagcagcagcagcagcagcaacaacaacagcagcagcagcaacagcaacctccacagcagcagcagcagcagcagcagcagcagagaaGGGATGGTGCCCACCTCCTTAATGGTACTGCAAATGGGCTTGTGGGAAATGATCCTCTCATGCGCCAAAATACTGCAACTGCTAATGCAATGGCTACAAAGATGTAcgaggaaaaattaaaattaccaaTGGAGAGGGATTCATTGACAGATGCTGCAATGAAG CAAAGATTTGGTGAGAGTGTAGGGCATCTTTTGGATCCAAATGCCTCGATTTTGAAGTCTGCTGCAGCAGCAACTGGCCAGCCTTCAGG GCAAGTGTTGCATGGTGCTTCTGGTGGAATGTCCCCACAGGTCCAGGCTCGTAATCAGCAGTTGTCAGGGTCCACGCAG GACATAAAGAGTGAGATAAATCCTGTGCTGAATCCAAGAGCTGCTGGTCCAGAAGGATCACTGATAGGAATTCCTG GATCAAATCAAGGTGGTAACAATTTGACTCTAAGAGGATGGCCACTCCAT GGATTGGAACAACTTCGATCAGGACTTCTTCAGCCACAAAAACCTTTTATACAGGCTCCTCAGCCCTTTCATCAAATTCAGATGTTAACACCACAGCACCAGCAGCTTATGCTGGCACAACAAAATCTAACATCACCAGCTGCTAGTGATGACAGTAGAAGGCTGAGAATGCTTTTAAATAACCGGAATATGAGTATTGGAAAGGATGGCCTTACAAATTCTGTTGGTGATGTTATTCCAAATGTTGGATCCCCTTTGCAAACAGGTGGCCCACTTTTGTCTCGTGGAGATCCAGATATGCTGATGAAG ATGAAAATAGCCCAGTtacatcagcagcagcagcaaccgaACAGCAATCCACAGCAGCAACTTCTCCAGCAGCATGTGCTTTCAAATCAGCAATCACAGAGTTCAAATCACAATCTTCATCCGCAAGAAAAGATGGGGGATGCTGGCAGTGTCAATGTCGATGGTAGCATATCCAACTCTTTTCGAGGAAATGATCAG GTTTCAAAAAACCAGACTGGGAGAAAGAGAAAACAGCCAGTGTCTTCTTCAGGTCCTGCCAATAGCTCAGGAACTGCAAATACAGCAGGACCCTCCCCAAGTTCAGCACCTTCAACGCCTTCAACCCACACACCTGGAGATGTGATCTCAATGCCTGCTCTGCCTCATAGTGGTGGTTCTTCTAAGCCTTTTATATTTGGGGCTGATGGTACAGGCACTCTTACATCACCATCAAATCAGTTG TGGGATGACAAAGATCTTGAATTGCAGGCTGATATGGATCGTTTTGTGGAGGATGGATCTCTTGAGGATAATGTTGACTCTTTTTTATCCCATGATGATAATGACCCTAGAGATGCGGTTCCTCGTATGGATTTGAGCAAAG GATTCTCATTTACTGAAGTAAATTCTGTTAGAGCAAGTGCAAGCAAAGTAGTCTGTTGCCACTTCTCATCAGATGGAAAATTGCTTGCTAGTGGTGGCCATGATAAAAAG GCTGTATTGTGGCACACGGATACTTTAAAGCAAAAAGCTACCCTTGAAGAACATACATCTCTGATTACAGATGTTCGTTTCAGCCCAAGCATGTCACGACTTGCAACATCATCATTTGACAAAACTGTTAGGGTTTGGGATGCTGACAAT CCTAATTTCTCACTCCGCACTTTTACCGGACATTCCGCCACTGTGATGTCACTAGACTTCCACCCAAATAAAGATGACCTTATATGCTCTTGTGATGGAAATGGTGAAATAAGGTACTGGAGTGTTACCAATGGTAGCTGTGCAAGAGTATTCAAG GGTGGTATGGCCCATATGAGATTTCAACCTCGCGTGGGAAGGTATCTTGCTGCTGCGGCTGAAAATGTTGTGTCTATACTGGATGTTGAGACACAAGCTTGTCGGCATTCATTACAG GGACATACCAAGCCAATTCATTCTGTTTGTTGGGATCCTTCTGGTGAGTTTCTGGCATCTGCCAGTGAGGACTCTGTCAGAGTCTGGACGCTTGGATCAGGAAGTGAGGGCGAATGTGTTCATGAGTTGAGTTGTAATGGCAACAAGTTCCACTCCTGTGTTTTCCACCCTACATTCCCTTCGTTGCTAGTCATTGGCTGTTACCAG TCTTTGGAGCTTTGGAACATGAATGAGAACAAGACAATGACTCTGGCAGCCCATGATGGTCTAATTGCTGCTTTGGCTGTATCAACTGCTACAGGGTTGGTTGCTTCTGCTAGTCATGATAAGCTCGTTAAACTGTGGAAATGA